The Nicotiana tabacum cultivar K326 chromosome 5, ASM71507v2, whole genome shotgun sequence sequence CGTTTTCGTTTTCCCTTGGACATCTACTTTGTCTTCTCCATAGATTAAACTCTgaaacacaaaaaatagttttagaGCTAGGTCCAAGTTCCAAATTAATTAGTCATCTCCttcaagtttaaatatttttagatcTGCTAATGAAATCAGTGACTGATTTCTCCACTTGTTTTCATAACTTTATTTTTAGATCTGCTGATTCTTTTTTTgacttcaaaaatttaattttttttgaatgaGTGTGAAGGAGTTTATAGTGTTTGCAGGTTTTGCTCTAAAAATTAATGGCGTTAGTGGTGGCTGTCATGGCCAACACTTAAAGCACcatcattttttactttttttttccttttccgcCAACGAAGTGCCATGCTGAATAATAAGATCGTTTGTTGAACTCATGAAAGGGTGTTCATTTTTGTGCATTTTCAACTTGAAATAGATTCTTTCTGATGGGTATTTCCATGGCTGTTGGAGTTTAGAGGAGTAATTCAACGGATGTGGGGGCTTGAAGAAGATGAGAGACGTGGGGGAGGGACGGGGGGTTATTTTTcgttttttcttgttttcttttaaatataTCAATTATGATGTAaatttagtatttttcttttttgttccttGAGTTAGGACATTGTCACGACTTTATTGGTGCATGACAttacacatattttaaaaaagTGGTGCGTCTTAACTACACTTTAGAAAAGTTAAGTGTGTAAGGTAATTTTTGTCCGTAAAAAATGTGTAATAAGGATTTGGTCCATAATTCAgggggtaacttatgtattttgccttttttAAAAGTAATATCCATTCATATTTCAACTTTGACGTAGTTATTGTCTAAACACTAGCAAGAAATACATGGTTTTGAAGGAGGGcattacaaattaaacaaaaacaaaaataaaaacgatATAGAAACAACCAAAGAATTCATATACCATCAATGAGtgatttgatgatgaaattccTAAACCCTTAATCAGAGATCTCGGTTTCAAGCCTCGGGAATGGCACAAACTCCTAGTAGGAAGAAACTACTCAAGACAGCATTTCAGATTAAGGATGCATAAAGTAAAGCAAAAAACAACGAGTTGGGCAACAAAACCTATCCAACTCAGACCACTTTTGGGCTTCCTTTCCTTAATAAGGTGTCTATGTCCAACCAAGACTTGCTCATGCCCACCTATTTGATCAAGTATATACTATATTTACAAGAAACCACACTCATTTATCATAGATAAACTTGTATATATATCCACTATAAGTAGCTGAAAAGTACAGGAAGTTTCATAAAATCACTATCACGTTCAAAATGCTCGTACAATTTACGGAACTATGCAAATTATACATCCACGATTCAAATTGCAAGGCCACTACAGCGTGCTGTTCCGACAACAGTTGGTTTCCAGTTGAACTTTTGCAAATAGGATTTGGATTTCAGGGAAAAGAAGCATATCATACATAGTGTTCCCATTGTAAGAGATTCTTACTCCAGACTCTGACCCTCCAGTTCATGGCCTTTTCTTCATAAAAGGCAATAGGAAATTAACTGAATATGGTAGATAGAAACTAGCCTCTAAAACAATAGTCAATGTGATGCCAGCCTTTTCAGGTGTTGCAATGTTTTCTGTTTTATCCATTGTCGGTCATAGGGCAGGTAAGCCTGGAGTGAGTGATCATACCTGCAAGTCATAAAAGAATGCTGGAATTAATTACATTTCAACAGCGTAGTGAGTGCTAAGAATCGTGTCTAAGTATGATGGACCACGGGCCAATCATTTGATGTGCACATAGCAGTTCATCCGGTTAATAAACAGAAGTACAGATACCCGAGATGTCTAAAGAAAACATGCTTATGACATCTGTGTGTGTTTCAAAATCACTGAGATGAACAGAAAATTTTGGTGCAGAAAAGAGGTAGGCATGCATCGACCTGCTCTCACggttttactgggttgttgtatATATGCTTTTGCTGTGTAAAGGACAGAATGTGTAACAGTTGCATATTTCTCTGGCTTGGGATTCTATACAGGGGGCGCATGGGTGGACTCTGAGTGTGTGCAtgcatgagagagagagagagtgagagagtgagagagagagagagagagtggtaCACTAGAGCACTCATATCAGCAAGCCCATCTATGAAATTGTAAAGATCTGAAATATCATAAGTAATTTCTCTGATGGCTGGGTTCAATTCCTTGAGTTTCCTCTCATACAAAGCACAAATTCCTGCAGGCAAAAAACTTTGTAAAAAGGGTAATAgcagaagagaagaaaagaagatgaaAACTGTAACTTAATTTACATGCAGATAGTAACAAatttagccaaaaaaaaaaaaacttgtttcCCCTGAAGATTTTCTCCCTTCATCTATAACCACAACAATCATTCATGTGCCTCCATTTTCCAAGCCAAGGAAGGACAATTAGGAGCAAGAAAGAAAAACACGTTCCACCGACACCCCTTACCCTTCTTATAAATCATATAAATTCCAGAAAGGATGAGAATTTGagaaatatgcaagtaaaacatTACTAACAAGATTCTCTCCCTTCGAATAATACCATCCCATTCTCCTACCCCATCAAATAATATCatttttttataaggtaaattgtattaatcaaaagggagaaaactcccgtatacaagaagtataccaaaaagtagagaatttacatcacccatcaaataatatcatcccacTATCCTTCTTTACTTCAAATCATAGAATGCTTAAAATTTTGAGCTTTGCTTCCATCCAAACTTTTTTCAAAAGTTTTGGTTATGAAGTTGGTTTTATTGAAGTTGTTGGGAAAAATTACCCCCTCACAAAAAGTATACAGAAGTATAAGAACCTACACCTATTTCTTTACAAAATTCATACTGTAACCTACTACCTACGACATAAAATTTGAGACTTTTACTGAAAACAAGGCACCAATCACCGTCACCAACCACCAACTAAAAGTACCCACATACAATAAATGTAGGTTCTCTTTTTAGTCTGCCTCTCTAATTTTTCTCATCCCTCTAACACACCTTTCTAGTTCTCCATGATCCTAATATTCCGCAATAACAAGCCAGACTCACCTTTATCCAGACCCCTTCCCCATCTTGCCTTTATCCTTCATACTCTCTTAATTCTACCTCTAGTATACCCCCTCCTATGTCTCTCATGTAAGGTACCAGCAGCTCCTTGTGATGCCCTAGCATCCCATCACATTTGTTGTATCTCCCTCCAAAAACAGAGGAGGGTCCTCCTTAGATGCTTCTGAGATGGCCTTAAAGGCACCGACCTTGTGTAATAAAGAGGATAAACCTTGAAAAAGGGTCTGGTTGAGCTCTATTGTACTGAGAAATTACCCTACATAGACATTTCTACAACCACTTTCCTTTTTTGGGCACATTCATTACCAAGTTCACTACTTCCTCCATGCTTGAAGCACACCATAATATATCAGGTGTAGTTTCGTCCTTGCCCATCCCCTTCAATTTCATGGTCGGAGTGTTGGAACTCTAGAGTATTTGCACAATGGGTCAATTTCTTTCTCCTCTATTTACAGAAATTATCTCCCATCAATACTACCCATACCATTGTTTTGGTATGACTGTGATTCTTGACCATTTCTATCTTTCCCAATTTAACCTAGTTCTTCTGACGCGTTAATTGGGCAACATACGCATCCAGTGTGTTAGACTTACCCAACTCTAATCGGCCTGTGTTGGTTTGGGTATTTTACATCTTCATTGGATGACACTAACTCTTGCCTCCGACTTACCAGATTCATAAACCACCTTGGTTGTTTCAATCGGTTCCCTAAATTCAAGATATTTATTTGTGTTCACTAGGTACCCTAATTTCAAGATTTGTATTTGTCACTTGTCCCTGTGCTATTCTCATTTTTGAAACCTTACTTTAATGCACCGGTCTCCAGCTTACTAGTAAGGTATTCTTTTTACTACTCAAGGATGATTTCAAGATGGGCTAGATCTTAATGCAAGACAGTATTGACACACCAAGCCATAACAGTTTTTTTGACTCCACCTTGTGCCTCCCGGACCCCACATGAGCTATCAGGACCT is a genomic window containing:
- the LOC107814365 gene encoding enhancer of rudimentary homolog, whose amino-acid sequence is MLNATIKAALRFSPSFIPAAFSFSLFANSSKYKPRRSSFVMANRHTIILMQTSQNRATRTFMDYESISQAMDGICALYERKLKELNPAIREITYDISDLYNFIDGLADMSALVYDHSLQAYLPYDRQWIKQKTLQHLKRLASH